CGGGCAGCAGCGCGCTCGGCGCCCTGACCTCGCGCCGGCACAGCCCGAGCGCGGCCAGCGCCTCCTTCACGGCGGAGACGTTGTTCGCCGACTGCTGCCGCGCGCGCAACTCCTCGAACGGCCGGATCACTTCCCACACCTTCATCGCGGCCGGGTAGTCGGCGGCCCGCAGCGCCGCCAGCATCTCCAGCGACAGCGCCGGCGCGACGTTCACCAGACCCGAGGTGAAGCCCGTCGCGCCGCACGCGAAGTACCCGGGCGCCGACAACTCCGCGAGACCCGCCACCCACACGAACCGGTCGAGTCCCGCGTCCCTGGCCACCGAGGCGAACCGCACCGGATCGGCCACCGCGTACTTCACCCCGATCACGTTCGGGCACGCCGCGCCCAACTGACCGATCGATTCCCCCTCGATCACCGGGTTCCGCACGTACGGCACGACCCCCACCTCGGGCACGGCCTCGGCCACCGCCCGGTGATACGCCACCCACCCCTCCTGGGACACATAGGGATGGACCGGCTGATGCACCATCACCATCTGCGCGCCCGCCTCGCGCGCCATGCGCGCCTCGGCCACCGCGGTCGGCAGGTCGTGCCCGACGCCGACCACGATCTGCGCCGCCCCCTCGGCCTCCGCGACCGTCAGCTCGACCTCGACCCGGCGCTCCTCGGGGGTCAGGCAGTAGAACTCGCTGGTGTTGCCGTTCGGGGTCAGCGTGCGCACGCCCCCGTCCAGCAGTCGACGCAGCAGCGCCCGGTAGACGTCCCGGTCCAGTCGGCCCGCCTCGTCGAACGGGCTGACGGAAATGGCCACCACGTCGGCGAGCGCCGCGCGTTGTGCCGCGAAGTCGTTCACGCCTGAACCTCCTGTGCCTGTGCCAGGTCTTCCGGCGGCCCGTCCTGCGGGAAGGCCCGCCGGACGAAGCCCTCGATGTGTTCGCGCAGCAGCCCGCCGGTGCCCTCGGCGTCGCCGACCTCGGCGCGGGCCAGGATCGCCCGGTGCTCCTCCGCCTCGCGGTCCCAGGTGGGGTCCGCCTGCCAGGCGAAGGACGAGACCAGGGCGGCCTGGTCGCGCAGGTCGTCCAGCATCCGGGCCAGCAGCGGGTTCCCGCAGGGCAGGTACAGGGCACGGTGGAAGTCCCGGTTCGCCAGGGAGCGTTCCGCCGTGTCCACGGCCGTGTCGGCGCGCCGCAGCGCGTCGTGCGCGGCGTCGAGACCGGCCCCGGATGCCACCGTGCGGCGCACCGCCTCCGGTTCGAGCAGCAGCCGCACGTCGTAGACGGAACGGGCCATCTCCGCGTCCACCGTGCGCACCGCGGCGCCCTTGTACTCGCTCATCAGAACCAGCCCGCGGCCGGCCAAGGTCTTCAGCGCCTCCCTGACGGGGGTCTTGGACACGCCGAAGTGGGCGGCCAGTTCGGTCTCCACCAGCGCGGAGCCGGGGGCCAGCCGTCCGGTGAGGATCGCGTGCGTCAGGTGCTGGAGAACGA
Above is a genomic segment from Streptomyces marincola containing:
- a CDS encoding dihydrodipicolinate synthase family protein gives rise to the protein MNDFAAQRAALADVVAISVSPFDEAGRLDRDVYRALLRRLLDGGVRTLTPNGNTSEFYCLTPEERRVEVELTVAEAEGAAQIVVGVGHDLPTAVAEARMAREAGAQMVMVHQPVHPYVSQEGWVAYHRAVAEAVPEVGVVPYVRNPVIEGESIGQLGAACPNVIGVKYAVADPVRFASVARDAGLDRFVWVAGLAELSAPGYFACGATGFTSGLVNVAPALSLEMLAALRAADYPAAMKVWEVIRPFEELRARQQSANNVSAVKEALAALGLCRREVRAPSALLPAQERARVAAMVEEWGAL
- a CDS encoding GntR family transcriptional regulator; this encodes MNAPLSGSPPVPIPSRTQFVLQHLTHAILTGRLAPGSALVETELAAHFGVSKTPVREALKTLAGRGLVLMSEYKGAAVRTVDAEMARSVYDVRLLLEPEAVRRTVASGAGLDAAHDALRRADTAVDTAERSLANRDFHRALYLPCGNPLLARMLDDLRDQAALVSSFAWQADPTWDREAEEHRAILARAEVGDAEGTGGLLREHIEGFVRRAFPQDGPPEDLAQAQEVQA